The Castor canadensis chromosome 12, mCasCan1.hap1v2, whole genome shotgun sequence genome contains the following window.
ATAAGTCAGAGCTGGTCTTCACCAGAGAGCAGCTCAGAGAGCTGGCCCAACTCATTTGtcctgaggaaactgagacctggAAGAGGGATGGGAATTGCCCAAGGTCCCTGAGCAGCAGCCAGCAGCAGGGGACCTGGCCTGTGTGTTTTGACCCTTAGTTGGGTATCATTTCCTCTTTACCCCAGTAGCCTCTTCATCTCAGGACATGGTTGGGTCAAGAGTTGATTGTACTGAGTAGGGCAGAGCTCTGTGCTCCCTGTGGCCCCAATGGCACCCTGATAAGCAGGGTTTGGACTTGGGAGTGGGACAGGTGTTAATGCAGTAGTAGAGAGAACCCAGGACTCTTGGGTTCTGAGCCAAACTTTGCCACCCTGTGGTCATCTGAACCCAACCTCCCTCAGCTGTAAAATGGCACAGGACTGAGGACTAGGGAGGCCTGGCTTGTCTGCTTTCAGCACTCCCTGGTCCAGCAGGAGACCAGGCACTAAAATGCTCTTAGAAGTCAAGGTCAGGTGGGGCTGTGGGTCAGCCCCCTCACCAGGGCCTTCTGTGCAGAGTGAAGCCAGTCCTCAGAATGCAGCGCGCGAGCGGAGCCGGGTGAGGACGCTGCGTCAGGCTTTCCTGACCCTGCAGGCTGCTCTGCCTGCTGTGCCGCCTGACACCAAGCTCTCCAAGTTGGATGTGCTGGTTTTGGCCACCAGCTACATAGCTCACCTCACCCGCACACTTGGCCATGAGTTGCCTGGACCTGCCTGGCCCCCCTTCCTGCGTGGACTCCGCTACCTGCACCCTCTCAAGGTAGTTCACCAGCCCAGGGACTCAGTGGGGAGGGGATTTGGATGCCCAAAGCTTTGGGGGAAGGGCAGGAGACGGAGGATACACTGGACCAGGCCCTGCCCTGGGCAGAGATGACGTTGGGACcagtttcttccttctctgtcagAGGGAGAGGAGCCAAGGCTGGCTCATGGAGTGGAGTGGTGGCTGGGAATATCTGCATGAAAACGCAGCTCCTCCTGGAGAAGGGAAAGACTCTGGGGTTCTTAGCATCAGgggaaaagagcaggaaacaaaATGGAACCCCAGACAGTCATTGATCACTGTGCAGCTTCACCCCATCGCACAGCACCTGTCTTTCTGTTCTTTGGACTTCTGTCTCAGCAGAGCCCCGCCCTCTGTGGTTTAAGACAGCAGATGAGGGGTTGGGAGTTCCCAGCAGCCACTATGTGCAAACTGTCAGCCAGCTCTCCTGAACTTTTGCTTTAATATATACACAATGTAAGCAAGCAGCAGTCTGCCTTCTCTGCTTAGTACAAAATGATGACAAGTGTGATTACCAATGATCACCTAAGTGTAGATGACCAATTGCTATGTTAAAGGATGAAAGTAAGAGAGCCTGGGTAGGTCTAGAACTCTGGCAGATTGGCGGGGAGTAGTTAGCCAGTGAGCAGCATCCTCTGCCCCCAAGGGGACCACTTTTCTTCTCTAAGGCTTCTGGCATTTTCTAGGACCACCCTTGCTCCTGCTGGAAGGAGGAACAATCCTTGAGAAACACCCTCCCCGCCCCAGCTCCACTGCTCTGCCCATTGCCTAGGCCCCGGCTGCTGCCAGCTGTGCCCAGCACCTgacctctttctccctcccagcTGGGTCTTGCTCATCTTGGGGCCCTTGCTCTCTCTTCTTAGCCAACTTCTGTCTCTCAGCCAGGCTCAGGGTGTCAAGAGAATATGTGGGGCCTCTTGTGATGGGGAGACCACTGTAACCAAGCTGGGATGCCTGGGGGTGGACATCAGGCAGAGCTGCCAGGGGAAGCCAAGATTCACGTGTGTTAtgtgtgtttttggttttggtggaactgggaattgaactcagggcctcggccctgctaggcatgtgctcttcaCACTCCGCCAGGCCTGAGATTCAGGTGTAAAAGATTCTGTTCTACATAGGGCCACAATAGCAGTGTAACTTACTTCTCATCCCGTGTCTTGCAGAAGTGGCCCATGAGATCTCGCCTCTATGCTGGCGGTCTGGGGTGCTCCAGCCTGGACTCCACCACAACCGTCGCTTCTGACCAGAGAACGAGAGATGCAGAGGTGGGGTCTCAAGTCTCTGGAGAGGCAGATGCTTGTCCCACCAAGCCACGTTTGCCAGCTCTTGGTGACAAATCACGCTCTTCCTGTTCCTAGACGGTGGCTCTCACCGTGGACCTGGATTTTCTACCAGCCCTACCTGTCTTCCCTTTGACTCTCAGCTGTTGGATTTGACTCACGTTCAGCTCCCACATTCCAGCTGGCAGAAGTGAAGCAGTGAGAACTTCAGTGGTGGACAGttctcaggaagcaaagagatcTTTACCTTTGGAACTCAGGAAGGAACTTGCCAATGGCTCTTTGGTGGCAGCAATAGGGAAGTGGGAAAGAAAGAGACTTAATTGGACTCAAAGTCAAGGTGGGGCCCTactcctcccttttctcctctcaGACTCCTACAATCCCTCTGCCCGTAGCCAAAAGACAGAAATTACTGTACAGGTGTAGGAGGAGGGGCCAAGATGGCAGCCACCCCAGGGGGCTGATGGGAAGAACAGCAGGGGACCTAAAAGTTTCTTGGTAGCTGTAAGATTGGACAACTCTGGGCTGGGGTCGCCGAGCCGGAGGGGAAACTAAAGGGAACATGCTGTTTTCATTTGTACCGTCAGATACTTACCCAATGTCAAAGAGACAGCGTGGAATTTAGGATTCTTGTCTCTGGATTACGGTTTCTCCAGCTGCCCTCATCACCTCTCCGGGCCCTGCATCCTTCCACTCTTTTCTTGGCATAAGTTATTTCTGCAGGTTAAGCCATAAATCTTATGTTGCTTACACTCAAGTTGCCAGAGACAATTAGTCCCATGCGTCTAGTGTGACAAGATCTTATCCCAGAGTCAGTCCTACCTTAACTGGATCAGGCAGCCATTTAAGGCCTCACCTATGAAGGACTgacctttaaggaagaatatGTGTCATTTCCATGGTCACAGTCTTCTTTCTCCATTATGTTAGAAACACTACCTCAAGGCAGGCTGGGGTTCAGCGGGATCCCAGTGCTACAGTTGCCTGGAGCTTCATTCACTCTGGAGTTATTTCTACAATCTGATCTGGAAATTAGCTCCCTAGGCCAGCTCCTCCCCACACGCATCATCTTCTCAGGCTCTCCCTAAGTCTTGTGTCAAGGTGCCAGAAATGTGATGGAGTTTTAATATTCCAGAAGAAATCATTGGAGGAGacgggggatgtagctcagtggtaaagtgtttgccaGGGCATGAGGCCGTGGGTTCAATACCCAACTccacaagaaggaaaaagaaaaaaaatcattttaagactAGTCACAGATTCTACATATACTGAGATGAGTTTTCCAGGTCAGGTGTAGCTGCAAATCTGCTCCCTGAAGTCCAGGTAGGGAAGGAACCACCTTCTTGTTAAATTTTAGCACCCAAGGCTGACTAGAGTCTGTCTGTTAGACAGAAGCTGTCATTGTCATCCTAAGTGTAAGGATGTCTGGGCAGGctgggaggggctgggggggCTATCCCTCCACAGAACTGGCCAGGCAGCAGGAGAAAGGAAGCCGAGGGGGTGACTCAGCAAGCTGGGGTGGAGGTAGGAGACACAGAACGTCCCAGCCCGAACTGCATGGGACGTGGGAGAACAGCTGGGTTGTGGCTGGAAGCCATGGGAGAAGGCCTCAGCCAAGGACGAACTCGTAAATCTGCCTGGAACCACGTCTCTGTGGAGGGACCCTGGAGAACTTGTGCAGAGTTGCTTCTGGGCAGCTGGACGGGGCCACGCAGGGGCAGAGACCAGGTGTGGGAGGGCACAAACAGTGTTCCTGACAAGACCATAAAAGTCCAGGCTGAATGttctatttttaaagcaaatagcAATTTTCCAGGTTGAGTTGGAGGGAGCTAAGAAGAGGTGCAGATAGATTTCTTCCCTTTTGGTGGCACACAATCTCTTTCTGAGCAGGAAGGGACTGGGTTTGGGTTTGTGTGTGCTAGGGGTTCCCCAAGAACCTGGAGCTTCTCCTGATAACTATACTGAGCTCGCCCTCCCCTTCCCTGCTCAGATTAAGGTCTTTGCTTCATCATATCAGACTCTCAGGGGTGACACATCATCCTGGTGGAGAAAACATGGAGGGCAAAAAAAGGAGGAAGCCAGTGAAAGGGCAAGCCTCGTGAGGATAGgttcctctatttttattttattattattatttttgaggcaagttctcattatgtagccctggctggcctcaaactactgatcctcctgcctcagcctcccgagtgctaggattatagacatttaCTACCACACCTGGTTAGGACAAGTTTCAAAGGCTACCTCTGGCTCTTTGCAGAAAAGTTGTTTTCCTTTAGTGTCCAGGGAAGTCCCCAGCTGGAGAGCACCAGCATAGTCAGCACTGGGAGTCAAGGGGCTGGCACGGGGCAGGGGAAGCCAAAGAAAGGCCCAGAGGATGAGTGGGCAGTCCTAGAGGAGGAACTGGGCCTCAGCCTCCCTGGCAAGCACAGTGCGGCCCCTGAGAAACGTCAGGTTGGAGACTGGGATCCATGAGCTAACCAGAACCGGGAGTGGCCCCCATCGTGTTGCAGCAAGAAAAACACCTGCTGCCTGGGAGTCTTTAATTCCCACCAGCACCAGGGGGCGTGCGTGTGTAAGAGCAGTGGGAGGCAGAAGAGGCAGCTGAGGTCTCACTCACAATCACTGTAAGCTTCTTCTATCATAAATCAAAAGTAGGGAAACCATAGCCAGGGGACCAAATCCAGTCCCCCACTATCTTatacataaagttttattgggacagAGCTCCACTCACTTGCTTAAGTATTATTTATGGCTGTCTTCTTGATACTGAGGCAGCCTTAATAGCTGAGATGGAGACAGAGACTGAAAAGCCTAAAAGATTTACTATTTGGGCCATGCAGAAAaagatttctgtttttgtttgtttgtttgtttgttttgcactggggttttgaactcagggcctcaaacttgctaggcaggtgctctaaccactGAACCACTCTCCAGCAGAAAAAGATTTCTGAGCCCTGCCTATCAGATAATCAAAGATATTGGGGTATTCAAAGTGTGGCCTGGGAATACTGGGGTGATCTAAGTGGCTCGAACTCTTTTTGTAATACAAGATGCTATTTgccattgtttgtttgtttgtttgagatagggtttccctgTGCAACTGGTCCAGGCTCCCCTGGAACTCGCTGTGtaacctaggctggtcttgaactagtgattctcctgcttcctcctcctcctcagtgctggaattacaagtgtgtacacTATGCCCTGCTGTTTGCCTTTTTCACCCTTGTTCTAGAACAAGTGTAATGGAATTTTCCAGAAGATACATTGTTACTAAATGAGGGGTTTCTCTCAACTTCCTAGTTTCTAGACAAAATCACAGGAACATGAGATCCacacatgaaaagaatttcaaggagTCTCATAGCAAAGAGAttctcacaaggtggaagttttagcaaggatttacttcagtacaacaggataaagtagggagaaataggaaaagggagaaatgttTCCTGCTCCTCATGCAGGAAGTGGGAGTGAAGCCTCAAAATGGTGGCTCTTACTGGAGTCTTTATTGTTTCTGGGCTGGGGGAATACATGAGGTCATGTGTCTAACACCCATGATCATTAGACAGTGAATCTGGCTGCCAGGATAGGTactgcttattattttaaaatgagatatgACCTACGCCTACCtgaaacacagggacaataggtgagCTTCAGGACATCCTTCTGCCAGCCTTTTGTCTTTGCCCATTAGTGGAAGAGTTTGTAGCCTCCTAACATGTCGAAGGGGAAGGCAAACGTAGACAGTCCCTTTATATCTCCTGTTCTCGGAAGTTAACATCTAAAAGGTGGTGGGGAGGGAAGCTAGTGCttcagcttttcagtttttactgccTAGTTCTAATGTCTAAATCTGGTCCTTTtaatagttattaaaaataacagctggaggtgtggctcaagtggtagagtgcctgcctagcaaacgtgaagccctgagttcaaactccaaaataataattatttccctgtctcctcatctatctgtcCTGCTTCAATATGTCATGTGATTTTGtaatagatgaagaaacaaataggAGAATCCAGCTATTAGGACAGAAATTaaagacatttgcaaaagtgTAAAACAATATCATTTTTCTCACTAAATATTTTcccaaatggaaaataattttttcataaaaatattgtaCATATTGACATATAGATTAATTAGTTGATGTTAtcttaaaataagtattttaatttttagtttcttctttttttttctttttggcagtactgggctttgaactcagggctttgtgcttcctaggcaagtgttctaccacttaagccacacctctagctctattttaatttcttttttgttattgttggagctgtggtttgaactcagggctttgtatttgcaaagcaggccctctactgcttgagtcacacctccagtccattttgttctggttgttttggagatagggtctttcaaactatttgcccaggctgatcttggaccatgatcttcccgatttcagcctcccaagtagctagaattttaGGCGTGAACTACCGTGCCTGGctctattttaatttctaatcTGATAACTATCTATAGATACAACCCAAGTAAGCAAAAGTTCTATGGggatctcctcttcctcctcttccttcttctcttctccttcttctctcctccttcttgttttttccagtgctgggtgttgaacccagggccttgcaatctaccactgaactacattcccatcCCAGGGTTCTGCTTTTCAAGAATGTAAAGGAGtcctgagatttaaaaaaaaaaaaattgccagaaCCTGGGGCTTAGACTAGATTGGTAATGGTCAAGGAAGCACCTACCCCAGCCTCGTACACACACCATGTACCAAGACAGCTCTACCCTTTGTTCTGGGCAGACACCATGGATTAGCCTTGTGTTCTTTGTGCCAGATCCCACACCCTCCGTGGTGAGAAGACTCCTTTCCAGCTTTCTcccccactaccaccaacaacaaatggcCTCAGGAACTACCAGCCCTGTCCCCACTTTGTAGAGGAGAAGCCTCAGAGTGAACATCTGTCCCCTCTTGGTTGAGTCTGGGTTTCCTCCTCCCCCAGGTGTCACACCCCAGTCTGGTTTGGGAAGGGGAGGATGGCACCTATCTGTGGGAGGTGAGTCCCCAGCATAGCAAGGAGAGAGCTGCTGAGCAGGAAACAGAGGCCCACCCAAACAAGGCCTCTGGGGTTTTGAGTAGcctacagaaaatactcaaaaaaagaGGTAGGCACTGCCCTCCGATGAGATATTAGTGGGGACAGAAATGGAAACTCAGAgggctggcagtgtagctcaggtgatagagtgcctgcctagcaagtgtgagaccctgagttcaaactccagcactgccattaaaaaaaaaaaaaaaaaaaaaaagacagcattaCCCTTGCCTAGAAGTAGAAACTCAGAACCAGTGAGATTAAAATATGCTGAGAATTTATGAAGGGACAAAGATAATTGAGATTTTTAACCttggaaaaattacaaaaatgtgtGATCCAAGAATCAGAATAGAAACAAAGATGATAGGAGAAAAAACAAGTTGAATAAATCAAGCTGGCCTAAATGACTTGACAGTTGTATCAAGGGTTTGGTGGGTCAGAACCTCTGGCTTGGGTCCAAGTTGGATGAAATGGTTCCATGTCACACATCCCAGAAAGTACAGCCAACTGCATGGTGGCTAGCTGAGCCCCTAGAGCACTGGGGTCCTTGCAAATATACAGGTATACTCCTTAATGATGCGCCCTTTGAATAGGACTTGGTGAGGGAGCTACCATAACTGGCACAAATAGGGAAACATAAACCTCAAGATTTTATATGcttgagggctggaggcatagctcaaatggtag
Protein-coding sequences here:
- the Tcf23 gene encoding transcription factor 23; the protein is MSQRQTREAPAMPGVGHGRAKAKVQLAPGTDRKKSRLSRTRQDLWEETSWSDQRWSRAAPTPRGTRARGPAHGRSEASPQNAARERSRVRTLRQAFLTLQAALPAVPPDTKLSKLDVLVLATSYIAHLTRTLGHELPGPAWPPFLRGLRYLHPLKKWPMRSRLYAGGLGCSSLDSTTTVASDQRTRDAEVGSQVSGEADACPTKPRLPALGDKSRSSCS